One segment of Saprospiraceae bacterium DNA contains the following:
- a CDS encoding MFS transporter, which translates to METTDSAAAITPQKNDKRVINGWAFFDWANSAYALVITVAIFPGYFLELTNDTLNVFGLQMSNSTLYAWSISFAYLVIAAISPLLSGIADYGGKKKVFLRFFTTLGALACISLLFFTSMKTLWVGVTGFVLATIGFAGGIVFYNSFLPLIATEDRYDDVSAKGFSYGFIGSVILLVVNLIVIMNYEWFGFSDGLQAVPTAFVMVGLWWIGFAQIPLRRLPNDAPPTTRENLLTKGYEEIKKVWRVVKGDSNTKAFLFAFFCYNAGVQAVLFLASTFAEKELHFDTQRLIFLVLILQIVAIGGAWASAKLSGRKGNKFSMMTMLIIWTGICITGYFVQTGLDFYLLAGAVGLVMGGIQSLSRATYAKLLPENTPDTASYFSFYDVMDKISTVAGTFVFGFVENITGGMRNSVAALAVFFVISLAVLAAVKIRRMKNAHHPAV; encoded by the coding sequence GTGGAAACAACTGATTCTGCCGCCGCCATAACACCTCAAAAAAACGACAAGCGTGTCATCAATGGCTGGGCGTTTTTCGACTGGGCCAATAGTGCTTATGCGCTGGTCATCACTGTCGCTATTTTTCCGGGCTATTTTCTTGAACTAACCAACGACACGCTCAACGTGTTCGGCTTGCAAATGTCGAACAGCACCCTCTACGCTTGGAGCATCTCATTTGCCTATTTGGTCATCGCCGCCATTTCGCCACTGCTGTCGGGCATCGCGGACTATGGGGGCAAGAAGAAAGTCTTTCTTCGCTTTTTCACCACTTTGGGGGCCTTGGCCTGCATTTCGTTGCTGTTCTTCACTAGCATGAAAACCTTATGGGTAGGGGTGACGGGGTTCGTTTTGGCAACGATTGGCTTTGCCGGCGGGATTGTGTTCTACAATTCGTTTTTACCGCTCATCGCCACCGAAGACCGCTACGACGATGTCAGCGCGAAAGGTTTTAGTTACGGGTTCATCGGCAGTGTCATCTTGCTGGTTGTCAATCTTATAGTTATCATGAACTACGAGTGGTTCGGCTTCTCCGACGGTTTGCAGGCCGTGCCTACCGCTTTTGTCATGGTTGGCCTGTGGTGGATAGGGTTCGCGCAGATTCCGCTGCGGCGCTTGCCCAACGACGCACCACCCACTACCCGCGAGAATCTGTTGACCAAGGGCTACGAGGAAATAAAAAAAGTGTGGCGAGTGGTGAAGGGCGACTCGAACACAAAGGCTTTCCTGTTCGCTTTTTTCTGCTACAACGCGGGGGTGCAGGCAGTGCTTTTTCTCGCATCCACGTTCGCGGAAAAAGAGCTTCACTTCGACACGCAAAGGCTCATTTTCTTGGTACTGATTCTCCAAATAGTCGCCATCGGTGGTGCTTGGGCTTCGGCGAAACTCTCTGGGCGGAAGGGCAACAAATTTTCGATGATGACCATGCTCATCATCTGGACGGGCATCTGCATAACGGGATATTTCGTGCAAACGGGTCTCGATTTTTACCTGCTCGCAGGGGCGGTCGGGCTGGTGATGGGCGGCATTCAGTCGCTTTCAAGAGCGACTTACGCCAAACTTTTGCCTGAAAACACGCCGGACACCGCTTCCTACTTTAGTTTCTACGACGTGATGGACAAGATATCTACGGTGGCGGGCACTTTTGTGTTTGGGTTTGTGGAAAATATCACGGGCGGGATGCGCAACAGTGTGGCTGCTTTGGCGGTGTTTTTTGTGATAAGCTTGGCCGTTTTGGCCGCTGTCAAAATCAGGCGAATGAAAAACGCCCACCATCCGGCTGTGTAG
- a CDS encoding right-handed parallel beta-helix repeat-containing protein: MRNIFLLVLYLCPPFNGCCCAEVLRHLAYMDFIAVPCNPLPTFAANIQTYFRTHTMRLRHSLFLLPLLLSLAFCQKEKFTTDPADQLEFSTDTLRFDTTFTELGSATRILKIYNRHRESIRISRIYLEKGTSSRFRLNVDGLPGNLHTDIEIAPRDSLYVFAEVTINPDEPPSASPFVLAENLFFETNGNLQTVVLEAWGQNAVYLPSRFGASGIVSYSCNGGEWVWDDPRPYVIYGVLGIDDCTVRIPAGTRVYVHGGLARQVTDTAIYRYNDGFLAFFGTGRLIVEGTLENPVIFEGDRLEPEFREEAGQWTGIWLQAGTKGHRIEHCIVRNSIIGIRADSAVDVTLRNTQIYNTASSALIGVHAKIDAENCLFYRNTGFSIQLEYGGEYNFTYCTAANYGVRGEALRMGNALCLDDFCFDFVSNPLKARFKNCIFMGSRPDQITLFDRLDDPTQFDFRFDHCIVRVRDLTKATAYPDFFDRCQPCINATTLDTIFIDPNKSLFRLDTMRSIANGYAMPIPGIDKDLDGKSRDAVTPDAGCYEIEF; the protein is encoded by the coding sequence GTGCGAAATATCTTTTTACTCGTTCTCTATCTTTGCCCACCTTTCAACGGGTGCTGCTGCGCCGAAGTTTTGCGCCACTTGGCATATATGGATTTTATCGCCGTGCCGTGCAACCCCCTTCCTACCTTTGCCGCCAACATCCAAACTTATTTTCGGACACACACGATGCGACTTCGCCATAGCCTGTTTTTGTTGCCACTACTGCTTTCGCTTGCTTTTTGTCAGAAAGAAAAATTCACCACAGACCCGGCAGACCAGCTCGAGTTCAGCACCGACACGTTGCGTTTCGACACCACGTTCACCGAGTTGGGGTCGGCCACACGTATCCTGAAAATTTACAATCGCCACAGGGAAAGCATTCGCATTTCAAGGATTTATTTGGAAAAAGGCACGTCGTCGCGTTTTCGGCTGAACGTGGACGGGCTGCCGGGCAACCTGCACACGGACATCGAAATCGCCCCCCGCGATAGCCTCTATGTGTTTGCGGAAGTCACCATCAATCCCGACGAACCACCCAGCGCCAGCCCCTTCGTGCTGGCTGAAAATTTGTTTTTTGAAACCAACGGCAATTTGCAAACCGTCGTGCTGGAGGCTTGGGGACAAAACGCCGTGTATCTCCCATCGCGTTTTGGGGCAAGCGGCATTGTGAGTTACAGTTGCAACGGCGGCGAATGGGTGTGGGACGACCCGCGCCCCTACGTCATTTATGGCGTGTTGGGCATCGATGACTGCACGGTGCGCATTCCCGCCGGCACGAGGGTATATGTGCATGGCGGGTTGGCTCGTCAAGTGACAGACACCGCCATCTACCGATACAACGATGGCTTTTTGGCCTTTTTCGGCACGGGACGGCTCATCGTGGAGGGCACTTTGGAAAATCCTGTCATTTTCGAGGGCGACCGGCTGGAGCCGGAATTCAGGGAGGAAGCCGGCCAATGGACAGGGATATGGCTGCAAGCAGGCACCAAAGGGCACCGCATCGAACACTGCATCGTGCGCAACTCCATCATCGGTATCCGCGCAGATTCGGCAGTGGACGTGACGCTGCGCAACACGCAGATTTACAACACCGCCAGCAGCGCCCTCATCGGGGTGCACGCTAAAATTGACGCTGAAAACTGCCTTTTTTATCGCAACACGGGTTTTTCCATCCAATTGGAGTATGGAGGCGAATACAACTTCACTTATTGCACGGCGGCCAACTATGGTGTGCGGGGGGAAGCCCTCCGCATGGGCAACGCGCTATGCCTCGATGATTTTTGCTTTGATTTCGTGTCGAACCCTCTCAAGGCGCGATTCAAAAACTGCATTTTCATGGGTAGCCGACCCGACCAAATCACTTTGTTCGACCGCTTGGACGACCCCACGCAGTTCGATTTCCGATTCGACCATTGCATCGTGCGCGTGCGCGACCTGACCAAAGCAACGGCCTACCCGGATTTCTTCGACCGTTGCCAGCCTTGCATCAACGCGACCACACTGGACACTATCTTTATTGACCCCAACAAAAGCCTTTTCCGATTGGACACCATGCGCTCTATCGCCAACGGCTATGCCATGCCAATTCCCGGCATTGACAAGGACTTGGACGGCAAAAGCCGCGACGCGGTGACACCCGATGCGGGTTGCTATGAAATTGAGTTTTAG
- a CDS encoding OmpA family protein — protein MKQTATLFALALCIAPLADMAAQEFLVQIAAYSEKMPDAFFKEKGVEKIACTSQMGMHKYFASACLTREDAEKIQAEMIGKGFPYAIIIDLEEERALNETHCPYLRNGKAYAQLLKGTEKERNIFFDFGKHSLDAEAKEALDWVCARLKENRDFKLKIEGYTDGVGSATANMELAGNRARAARNYLIGKGVRADRMFIKIFGEAESLAPNSEEISEGVKQDLPENRKWNRRVKLLIFEGEDEADNTTGGK, from the coding sequence ATGAAGCAAACCGCTACCCTTTTCGCGCTTGCCCTTTGCATCGCCCCTCTCGCCGACATGGCAGCTCAGGAGTTCCTCGTTCAAATCGCCGCGTATTCCGAAAAAATGCCCGATGCCTTTTTCAAGGAAAAAGGTGTTGAGAAGATCGCTTGCACCAGCCAGATGGGGATGCACAAGTATTTTGCGAGTGCTTGCCTCACTCGCGAGGACGCGGAAAAAATACAGGCGGAGATGATAGGCAAAGGCTTTCCCTATGCCATCATCATTGATTTGGAGGAAGAAAGAGCACTCAACGAAACCCATTGCCCCTACTTGCGCAATGGGAAGGCTTATGCCCAGTTGCTCAAAGGCACAGAGAAAGAGCGAAACATCTTTTTCGATTTTGGGAAACACAGCCTCGACGCCGAAGCAAAAGAGGCGCTCGATTGGGTGTGTGCAAGACTCAAAGAAAATCGCGATTTCAAATTGAAAATAGAAGGCTACACCGATGGAGTAGGCAGCGCCACCGCCAATATGGAACTCGCGGGCAACCGCGCTCGCGCCGCTCGCAACTACCTCATCGGCAAGGGCGTGCGGGCAGATAGGATGTTCATCAAAATTTTTGGTGAGGCAGAGTCTTTGGCACCCAACTCGGAGGAAATCAGCGAAGGCGTCAAGCAAGACCTGCCAGAAAATCGCAAGTGGAACCGCCGGGTCAAACTACTCATCTTCGAGGGTGAGGATGAGGCGGACAACACCACTGGCGGTAAATAA
- the htpG gene encoding molecular chaperone HtpG, giving the protein MQTGTISVQTENIFPIIKKFLYSDHEIFLRELVSNAVDATTKLTTLANRGEVKGEIGDTTIEVILNEADKQLIIRDKGVGMTEEEVLKYLNQIAFSSAAEFLEKHKDSTIIGNFGLGFYSAFMVADKVEVVTRSWQAGAEAVKWTCEGSPAFSIEKVEKAQRGTDVILHINEENTDFLNSFRIEGLLEKYCKFLPVPIQFGTKTEYVETGEEKKEEKREVPNIINETHPIWKKQPNELKDEEYLTFYRQLYPMAPEPMFWIHLNIDYPFNLTGVLYFPKLGNALEVTRNKIHLYCNQVYVTDDVRNIVPEWLLLLHGVIDSPDIPLNVSRSYLQSDANVKKISEYITKKVADKLHDLFKNDRQGFEQKWRDLGVFVKYGMISDKKFEERAMNFVLVQNVKGDSFLLNDYKEKIKANQTDKHNKVVAIYTNDPEGYDAQIKAAESRGYDVLLLDTVLDNHWMQHIEYRGGDLNLLFVRVDSDTVDNLVQKDDKRESVLSEKEQETVKQCFEAVTNKQAGASVTLSPLSPDDQPVIITKPEFMRRMKEMQAMHGMGAMGDSFDAYNVVVNTNHPLIAQKLVKIADTGEQNNFSQYLLHLALLQQGMLRGEALTRFVQATLGKL; this is encoded by the coding sequence ATGCAGACAGGTACTATTTCCGTACAGACCGAGAACATTTTCCCCATCATCAAAAAATTCCTCTATTCCGACCACGAGATATTCCTGCGCGAGTTGGTGTCGAACGCCGTGGACGCGACCACCAAACTCACCACGCTTGCCAATCGGGGCGAGGTGAAGGGCGAAATAGGCGACACTACCATTGAGGTCATTCTCAACGAAGCCGACAAGCAGCTTATCATCCGCGACAAAGGCGTCGGCATGACTGAGGAGGAGGTGCTCAAATATCTCAACCAGATTGCCTTCTCCAGTGCCGCCGAGTTCTTGGAAAAACACAAGGACAGCACCATCATTGGCAATTTTGGCTTGGGTTTCTATTCCGCTTTTATGGTGGCCGACAAGGTGGAAGTCGTCACGCGGTCGTGGCAGGCAGGTGCTGAGGCAGTGAAATGGACCTGCGAAGGCAGCCCGGCGTTCAGCATCGAAAAAGTGGAAAAAGCGCAGCGCGGCACCGACGTGATTTTGCATATTAATGAGGAAAACACCGATTTCCTCAACTCATTTCGCATAGAGGGGCTGTTGGAAAAATACTGCAAGTTCCTGCCCGTGCCAATCCAATTCGGCACGAAGACGGAATATGTCGAGACTGGCGAGGAGAAAAAGGAGGAAAAACGAGAGGTGCCCAATATCATCAACGAGACGCACCCAATATGGAAGAAACAGCCTAACGAACTCAAAGACGAGGAATATCTAACATTTTATCGCCAGCTCTACCCAATGGCACCCGAGCCAATGTTCTGGATTCACCTGAACATTGATTATCCTTTCAATCTCACGGGTGTTTTGTATTTCCCCAAATTGGGCAACGCCTTGGAGGTAACGCGCAACAAAATCCATCTATACTGCAATCAAGTCTATGTCACCGACGACGTGCGCAACATCGTGCCCGAATGGCTACTTCTCTTGCATGGCGTGATTGATTCGCCCGACATTCCGCTCAACGTGTCCCGTTCCTACCTGCAAAGCGATGCCAATGTCAAAAAAATCAGCGAGTACATCACGAAAAAAGTGGCCGACAAACTTCACGACCTTTTCAAAAACGACCGTCAAGGCTTTGAGCAAAAATGGCGCGACTTGGGTGTTTTCGTAAAATATGGAATGATTTCCGATAAAAAATTTGAAGAACGCGCCATGAACTTTGTCCTTGTGCAAAACGTGAAGGGAGATTCCTTCCTGCTCAACGACTACAAAGAGAAAATCAAGGCCAACCAGACCGATAAGCACAATAAAGTCGTCGCCATCTATACCAACGACCCGGAGGGCTACGACGCGCAAATAAAAGCAGCCGAAAGCCGAGGCTACGACGTGCTGCTCCTCGATACGGTGCTCGACAATCATTGGATGCAACATATCGAATATCGCGGCGGCGACCTCAATCTGCTGTTCGTGCGCGTGGACTCCGACACGGTGGACAACTTGGTGCAAAAAGATGATAAACGCGAGTCGGTACTCTCGGAAAAAGAGCAAGAGACGGTGAAGCAATGTTTTGAAGCGGTAACGAACAAGCAGGCTGGTGCCTCCGTCACGCTTTCCCCCCTTTCGCCCGACGACCAACCCGTCATCATCACCAAGCCGGAGTTCATGCGGCGGATGAAAGAAATGCAGGCCATGCACGGCATGGGCGCAATGGGCGATTCCTTCGATGCTTACAATGTGGTGGTAAACACCAACCACCCCTTAATCGCGCAGAAACTGGTGAAAATCGCCGACACGGGCGAGCAGAACAATTTTTCCCAGTACCTCCTCCACCTCGCTTTGCTCCAGCAAGGAATGTTGCGCGGCGAGGCCTTGACTAGGTTCGTGCAAGCAACTTTGGGAAAATTGTAG
- a CDS encoding DUF488 domain-containing protein, whose amino-acid sequence MSSAVVYTVGHSNHEPEAFADLLQHFGVNCLVDVRSVPASGRFPQFNKVALSEFLKGKNIQYLHFGKEFGARHTAPELLDEEGKVDFEKVRQTEDFKSGVARLRAGLEKGYSIALMCSEADPFDCHRFSMISGFLEKNGFEVKHILKDKTLKTNLQLENQLLKKYHKQLPFAPSLEEQVSHAYLLRNKDVAFSPFSADADTEEQI is encoded by the coding sequence ATGAGCAGTGCAGTCGTTTACACCGTCGGCCACTCCAACCATGAGCCGGAAGCCTTCGCCGATTTGCTCCAGCATTTTGGGGTCAATTGCCTCGTGGATGTGCGCAGCGTGCCAGCGAGCGGGCGGTTTCCGCAATTCAACAAGGTGGCTCTGTCCGAATTTTTAAAGGGCAAAAACATCCAGTATCTCCATTTCGGCAAAGAGTTCGGCGCAAGACACACAGCTCCCGAACTGCTGGACGAGGAGGGCAAAGTTGATTTCGAGAAAGTGCGACAAACAGAGGATTTCAAAAGTGGCGTGGCGCGTCTGCGCGCCGGCCTTGAAAAGGGCTACTCCATCGCGCTCATGTGTTCTGAGGCCGACCCTTTCGACTGTCATCGCTTTTCCATGATTTCCGGTTTTTTGGAAAAAAACGGCTTTGAGGTAAAACACATTTTGAAAGACAAAACCCTGAAAACCAACCTCCAACTCGAAAACCAACTTCTGAAAAAATACCACAAGCAGCTGCCGTTCGCACCCTCGTTGGAAGAACAAGTGTCACACGCATACTTGCTGCGCAACAAAGACGTGGCATTCTCGCCATTCAGCGCCGACGCAGACACCGAAGAGCAGATTTGA
- a CDS encoding T9SS type A sorting domain-containing protein, translating into MMQLSHDGRSPVFRMHDMTGRLVRGERVVLGVNEMEVGDLPPGMYFWSVEAKDEVVKSGKIVKMEK; encoded by the coding sequence ATGATGCAACTCTCCCATGACGGACGCAGCCCGGTGTTCAGGATGCACGATATGACGGGGCGATTGGTGCGCGGGGAGCGCGTCGTGCTGGGGGTGAACGAAATGGAGGTGGGCGATTTGCCGCCGGGGATGTATTTTTGGAGCGTGGAGGCGAAGGACGAGGTGGTGAAAAGTGGAAAAATCGTTAAAATGGAAAAATAA
- a CDS encoding Rpn family recombination-promoting nuclease/putative transposase, with protein sequence MNEKILALLHSPHPFDTYFKSVFGIVEAARQLIEFAVPKEILEKMDLDTLTLASDTYIDEKLRKSMSDLVYVCDYERGQKARICVLFEHKSTHPGRMVYPQVGRYLTGAQEEDVRQNRENFTLTIPILFYHGEDAWNPKPLHSLYGAIPGELARFIPAFDFLVVNLQKMSRDEILAIREFSLLRNIFLAMKRAWDDNFFRKHYRDIVIFVDENVRDEALLLLFDLTWLFVQHISSLKTEDFMEIATALPQPQEQKAKTVIEQFREKFQKEGMEKGMEKGMEVAMEKSIRQIMLKRPQMPDEEIADLLDVSLEKVKKVRASLQQS encoded by the coding sequence ATGAATGAAAAAATCCTCGCCCTCCTTCACTCTCCTCACCCTTTCGACACCTATTTCAAGAGCGTTTTTGGCATCGTCGAGGCGGCGCGCCAACTTATCGAGTTCGCGGTACCGAAAGAAATTTTGGAAAAAATGGACCTCGACACCTTGACACTTGCTTCCGATACTTATATTGATGAAAAACTGCGGAAGTCAATGTCAGACTTGGTTTATGTCTGCGATTACGAAAGAGGGCAGAAGGCGCGGATATGTGTGCTATTCGAGCACAAAAGCACTCATCCGGGGCGCATGGTCTATCCCCAAGTGGGACGCTATTTGACTGGTGCACAGGAGGAAGACGTGAGGCAAAACAGGGAAAACTTCACGCTGACCATTCCGATTCTTTTCTATCATGGCGAGGACGCTTGGAACCCCAAACCACTCCACTCGCTTTATGGGGCCATTCCCGGCGAGCTCGCCCGTTTTATCCCTGCCTTTGACTTTCTCGTGGTAAACTTGCAGAAAATGAGCCGCGATGAAATACTGGCGATAAGAGAGTTCTCCCTACTGCGCAACATTTTTTTAGCCATGAAACGCGCTTGGGACGACAATTTTTTCCGCAAACATTACCGCGACATCGTTATTTTTGTGGACGAAAACGTGAGAGACGAAGCGCTGCTCTTGTTGTTCGACCTCACATGGCTTTTCGTTCAGCACATCTCATCTCTTAAAACGGAGGATTTTATGGAAATCGCAACTGCATTGCCCCAGCCTCAGGAACAAAAGGCAAAGACCGTCATTGAGCAATTCAGAGAGAAGTTTCAGAAAGAAGGCATGGAAAAAGGCATGGAAAAAGGCATGGAGGTGGCCATGGAAAAATCCATCCGGCAAATCATGCTCAAGCGCCCGCAGATGCCCGACGAAGAAATCGCTGACCTGTTGGATGTCTCTCTTGAAAAGGTCAAAAAAGTGCGTGCCTCGCTGCAACAGTCCTGA
- a CDS encoding PhoH family protein, which translates to MSEIILTVEGVDPVELFGENNAKLNLLRKAFPDVTITSRGNNLKITGEKKDAQAAKAKFEMMARYLREHHELPVQTVADLMGGENPFDVRIPVNGDGASGNTILFGRDGKPIKAKTRNQKRMVEVCEVNDIVFALGPAGTGKTYTAVAIAVRALKNKLVKKIVLTRPAVEAGENLGFLPGDLKEKVDPYLRPLYDALDDMLPMDKLNFFMENRVIEIAPLAFMRGRTLDNAYIILDEAQNASPLQLKMFLTRLGPSAKCIITGDLSQIDLPGHQKSGLRQAVGMLGDVDGIAVINLTTEDVVRHRLVKEIIKAYEKIEAEERARKERKKAEQNADKEELEDAKPNGEPSKSGQA; encoded by the coding sequence TTGAGCGAAATCATTCTCACCGTCGAGGGCGTTGACCCTGTGGAGCTGTTCGGCGAAAACAACGCAAAATTAAATCTTTTGCGTAAAGCCTTCCCCGATGTCACGATTACGTCGCGTGGCAACAATCTGAAAATCACCGGAGAAAAGAAGGATGCCCAAGCGGCCAAAGCCAAATTCGAGATGATGGCGCGCTACCTGCGCGAACATCACGAACTGCCCGTGCAAACGGTGGCCGACCTCATGGGCGGCGAAAATCCCTTCGACGTGCGCATCCCCGTCAATGGCGACGGCGCGAGTGGCAACACCATCCTTTTCGGGCGCGATGGCAAGCCCATCAAGGCCAAAACACGCAATCAAAAGCGCATGGTTGAGGTGTGCGAGGTGAACGACATCGTGTTCGCGCTCGGCCCGGCGGGTACAGGCAAGACTTACACGGCGGTCGCCATCGCCGTGCGGGCGCTAAAAAACAAGTTGGTCAAAAAAATCGTGCTGACCCGCCCTGCCGTCGAAGCGGGCGAAAATCTTGGTTTCCTGCCCGGCGATTTGAAAGAAAAAGTGGACCCCTACCTGCGCCCGCTCTACGACGCGCTCGATGATATGTTGCCCATGGACAAACTCAATTTTTTCATGGAAAATCGCGTCATCGAAATCGCGCCGCTCGCCTTCATGCGCGGTCGCACTTTGGACAACGCCTACATCATCCTCGACGAAGCGCAAAACGCCTCGCCGCTCCAACTCAAAATGTTCCTCACGCGCCTCGGCCCTTCGGCCAAGTGCATCATCACGGGCGATTTGAGCCAGATTGACCTGCCAGGCCACCAAAAATCAGGCCTTCGCCAAGCCGTCGGGATGCTCGGCGACGTGGACGGCATCGCGGTCATCAATCTCACGACCGAAGACGTGGTGCGCCACCGTCTCGTAAAGGAAATTATCAAGGCTTACGAAAAAATAGAGGCCGAGGAGCGTGCCCGCAAGGAGCGCAAGAAGGCGGAGCAAAACGCTGACAAGGAGGAACTTGAAGATGCAAAACCTAATGGCGAGCCATCAAAGTCAGGTCAAGCATGA
- a CDS encoding SAM-dependent chlorinase/fluorinase: MQLITLTTDFGTQDFYTGALKGALLSRAPGILLVDISHDIKPFDIVQGAFVVQNVWREFPEGTIHLVGVNCVYQPEFRFVAARHEGHFFLAPDNGLLTLLFQNLDPANLRNLPADASEHFAVKSVFADATAHLISGKPFDELGEFAAPLLERISIQPVITPTRIRGTVIHVDNFENVVVNIRREVFEKNLNGRAFSLFFKRNDPITKLSENYCDVAPGEQLCLFNMAGFLEIAVNMGKAATLLGLKVEDVVEVVFE, translated from the coding sequence ATGCAACTCATCACCCTCACCACCGATTTTGGAACGCAGGATTTCTACACCGGCGCGCTCAAAGGCGCGTTGCTCAGCCGTGCGCCGGGCATCTTGTTGGTGGATATTTCGCACGATATCAAGCCTTTCGACATCGTGCAGGGGGCGTTTGTGGTGCAAAATGTGTGGCGCGAATTTCCAGAAGGCACGATTCACCTCGTCGGCGTCAACTGTGTGTATCAGCCCGAATTTCGCTTCGTGGCCGCCCGCCATGAGGGACATTTTTTTCTCGCGCCCGACAACGGCTTGCTGACTTTGCTTTTTCAAAACCTTGACCCCGCCAATCTCCGCAATTTGCCTGCCGACGCGTCGGAGCATTTTGCCGTAAAATCCGTCTTCGCCGATGCGACGGCGCATCTTATCTCTGGCAAGCCCTTCGACGAGTTGGGCGAATTTGCCGCGCCGCTGCTGGAACGCATCAGCATTCAGCCTGTCATCACGCCCACGCGCATTCGCGGCACGGTGATTCATGTGGACAATTTTGAAAACGTCGTGGTCAACATCCGCCGCGAGGTGTTTGAAAAAAACCTGAACGGTCGCGCTTTTTCCCTCTTTTTCAAACGCAACGACCCCATCACGAAACTTTCGGAAAACTACTGCGACGTGGCGCCGGGCGAACAACTTTGCTTGTTCAACATGGCGGGTTTTCTCGAAATCGCGGTGAACATGGGCAAGGCCGCCACGCTGTTGGGGCTGAAAGTGGAGGATGTGGTGGAGGTGGTGTTTGAATAG
- a CDS encoding T9SS type A sorting domain-containing protein: MKNKLITFVFVCFTFQTHAQTFAPVGSKWVYCYAVNAVGGAEGYDTLVVESIAETHFDTLPCSELQVTYCYSSGDFGCGLVSKATVCQDDKKIYYREGDSLYLLHDFGLMPGDTLRIRYPTALDTFNRLAIDSAFFASPSLRYFDIVVVDTTTLDLNGNAVWAQTFAEVSDDDAFHPSWYSGQFLEGIGSTAGWLFPRAINALQEEHIPVSLISYTSSTLNGNFLNLNAFCQTTSTKGIKPVSSVKVWPNPAKTVLNLEVPTTGEGVQVQIFDVSGKMLVTATNYALDTIQVNIASLPPGIYLFKAIMPAYGIAAGRFMVE; encoded by the coding sequence ATGAAAAACAAGCTCATCACTTTCGTTTTCGTCTGTTTTACATTTCAGACTCATGCCCAAACCTTCGCTCCCGTCGGCTCAAAATGGGTGTATTGCTACGCAGTCAACGCCGTAGGCGGCGCGGAAGGCTACGACACGTTGGTAGTCGAATCTATCGCCGAAACCCATTTCGATACCTTGCCTTGCAGCGAGCTTCAAGTGACATACTGCTATTCATCGGGAGATTTTGGCTGTGGGCTGGTCTCAAAAGCCACTGTTTGTCAAGACGACAAGAAAATTTACTATCGGGAAGGCGATTCGCTTTATTTGTTACACGATTTTGGCTTAATGCCCGGCGACACCTTGCGCATTCGCTACCCAACGGCACTCGATACTTTCAACCGACTGGCGATAGATTCGGCTTTCTTCGCTAGTCCTTCACTTCGCTATTTTGACATCGTGGTTGTGGATACCACAACGCTCGACCTGAATGGCAATGCAGTGTGGGCGCAGACTTTTGCCGAAGTCAGCGACGATGATGCTTTCCATCCATCTTGGTATAGCGGTCAGTTTCTGGAAGGCATCGGCAGCACGGCGGGTTGGCTGTTCCCACGCGCCATCAATGCTTTGCAAGAAGAGCACATCCCAGTAAGTCTTATCTCTTACACTAGCTCGACCTTGAACGGCAACTTCTTGAATCTTAATGCTTTTTGTCAAACAACATCCACAAAGGGCATCAAGCCTGTATCTTCCGTGAAAGTGTGGCCAAACCCCGCAAAAACAGTGCTGAACCTTGAAGTGCCCACAACGGGCGAAGGTGTTCAGGTCCAGATATTTGATGTGAGCGGCAAAATGCTTGTGACGGCAACAAACTATGCTCTCGACACTATACAGGTGAATATCGCCAGCTTGCCTCCGGGAATCTACTTGTTCAAAGCAATCATGCCGGCTTATGGCATCGCGGCAGGTAGATTTATGGTTGAGTAG
- a CDS encoding DUF488 domain-containing protein, producing the protein MIKLYTIGFTNKSARQFFDLLRDGGVTKIVDTRINNVSQLAGFAKGQDLAFFAEAVGGMGYEHNLDFAPTKDLLSQYRDKKLSWDEYATEYLDLLDRRKVAQKTDIESLHRHCLLCSEHGPEHCHRRLLAEYFQAVRPEIEIVHLV; encoded by the coding sequence GTGATAAAGCTTTATACCATCGGCTTCACGAACAAATCCGCTCGACAGTTTTTCGATTTGCTTCGCGACGGCGGCGTGACCAAAATCGTGGACACACGCATCAACAACGTGTCACAACTCGCCGGATTCGCCAAAGGGCAAGACTTGGCCTTTTTCGCCGAAGCAGTCGGCGGCATGGGCTACGAGCACAACCTTGATTTTGCCCCCACCAAAGACCTGCTCTCCCAATACCGCGACAAAAAACTCTCTTGGGACGAATACGCCACCGAATACCTCGACTTGCTCGACCGCCGCAAAGTCGCCCAAAAAACCGACATCGAAAGCCTCCACCGCCACTGCCTCCTGTGCAGCGAACACGGCCCCGAACATTGCCATCGCCGTCTGCTGGCCGAGTATTTTCAAGCCGTGCGCCCCGAAATCGAGATTGTTCATTTGGTGTGA